In the genome of Fluviispira vulneris, one region contains:
- a CDS encoding 3-oxoacyl-[acyl-carrier-protein] synthase III C-terminal domain-containing protein, whose amino-acid sequence MENNILLKGFVKIRPEFEIDQNNYAQMNNTIQYQAYLKENNDKENIEFKNLNFQKIKHYMCKSDRIKKRAFFIPDMLNEDPNLRVISNTNRHHFGANLKERMEVFEKISLKLFNEFYVEESYRPDILCFTTSSGYIAPSPVQTFLSNRGWLNTNVFQVSHTGCYGAFPSINIAAGQLSYRLLSEGKALSAEIVHIEANFLHYNPSQNDTAQLINHSLFGDGAIKYKVEFENEHNCQNALKLMYTFDKILPNTTDIVKFWINDFSFHNVMSKHLADVVITNIDDYLKELCSKAMLNYDDMKENAVFALHPGGPKILDGITKKLSLKPWQVENSYWVLENYGNMASATLPHVLERIVKDDNLKGKYVIAIGMSPGLTLGSAVFKRV is encoded by the coding sequence ATGGAGAATAATATTCTTCTAAAAGGTTTTGTGAAAATTAGACCTGAATTCGAAATTGATCAGAATAATTATGCACAAATGAATAATACAATACAATATCAGGCGTATTTAAAAGAAAATAACGATAAAGAAAATATTGAATTCAAAAATTTAAATTTTCAAAAAATAAAACACTATATGTGTAAATCTGATCGAATAAAAAAGAGAGCTTTTTTCATTCCTGATATGCTCAATGAAGATCCTAATTTGAGAGTAATAAGTAATACAAATCGTCACCATTTTGGGGCAAATTTAAAAGAAAGAATGGAGGTATTCGAAAAAATCTCTTTAAAGTTATTCAACGAGTTTTATGTCGAAGAAAGTTATAGACCAGATATATTATGCTTTACGACTAGCTCAGGTTATATAGCTCCATCTCCTGTACAAACTTTTTTATCAAATAGGGGGTGGTTAAATACAAATGTTTTTCAAGTTTCACATACTGGTTGTTACGGAGCATTTCCATCCATTAATATAGCTGCTGGACAACTATCTTATCGCTTACTTTCTGAAGGTAAGGCATTATCTGCAGAAATTGTGCATATAGAAGCAAATTTTCTTCATTATAATCCAAGCCAAAATGATACGGCACAGCTTATAAATCACAGTTTATTTGGCGATGGTGCAATTAAATATAAAGTCGAATTTGAAAATGAACATAATTGCCAAAATGCATTAAAATTAATGTATACGTTTGATAAAATTCTTCCTAATACGACTGATATAGTAAAATTTTGGATAAATGATTTTTCATTCCATAATGTAATGTCAAAACATTTAGCTGATGTAGTTATAACAAATATCGATGATTATTTAAAAGAATTATGCAGTAAAGCTATGTTGAATTACGATGATATGAAAGAAAATGCTGTTTTTGCTCTTCATCCTGGAGGACCAAAGATTTTAGATGGCATTACTAAAAAATTAAGTTTAAAGCCTTGGCAAGTAGAAAATAGTTACTGGGTTCTTGAAAATTATGGAAATATGGCAAGCGCCACTTTACCTCATGTACTCGAGAGAATTGTCAAAGACGATAATTTAAAAGGCAAATATGTGATTGCTATTGGCATGAGCCCCGGTTTAACTTTAGGGAGCGCAGTATTTAAAAGGGTTTAA
- a CDS encoding class I SAM-dependent methyltransferase, with translation MNIHEHYNILSHKNVQNDNFNNTYQELLKKIKNNNIDVILQDELIKILDKFKSSEMGRFLIENSGFNGFWTEYMCSYPETKGLGFNVSENKDENYLMENLPIAIATQSRYQIFKSEIQKRLKDNIKIASLPCGLMNDILSLNFQDYKNFMLHGIDLDSSSLQQARAISLTKGLTYHCKFTREDAWEINYKNEYDLFISNGLNIYVDNDEKQIEMYKKIHNSLKERGELITSTTVPPPDYNVDSTWKMDKINSEGIRLQTLFFKHFTNFNENTLRTPKQLCSILEKSGFSNFKILPDVLGVFVTIVATKS, from the coding sequence ATGAATATTCATGAGCACTATAATATATTGTCTCATAAGAATGTGCAAAATGATAATTTTAATAATACATATCAGGAATTATTAAAAAAAATTAAAAATAATAATATCGATGTTATCCTGCAAGATGAATTGATTAAAATTCTTGATAAATTTAAAAGCTCTGAAATGGGAAGATTTTTAATTGAAAATAGTGGTTTTAATGGTTTTTGGACTGAATATATGTGCTCATATCCTGAGACAAAAGGACTAGGCTTTAATGTCTCAGAAAATAAAGATGAAAATTATCTCATGGAAAATTTACCAATCGCCATTGCTACCCAAAGTCGATATCAAATTTTCAAATCTGAAATACAAAAACGTTTAAAGGATAATATAAAAATTGCCTCTCTACCATGTGGCTTGATGAATGATATTTTATCATTAAATTTCCAAGATTATAAAAACTTTATGCTTCATGGAATTGATCTTGACTCTTCTAGTCTACAACAAGCAAGAGCTATTTCATTGACGAAGGGATTAACTTACCATTGCAAATTTACAAGAGAAGATGCTTGGGAAATTAATTATAAAAATGAATATGATTTATTTATTAGCAACGGACTTAATATTTATGTAGATAATGATGAAAAGCAAATCGAAATGTATAAAAAAATACATAATTCGTTGAAAGAGAGAGGTGAGCTTATAACAAGTACAACTGTCCCACCCCCAGATTATAATGTGGACTCAACTTGGAAAATGGATAAAATAAACTCAGAAGGAATTAGATTACAGACTTTATTTTTCAAACACTTTACAAATTTTAATGAAAATACTTTAAGAACACCGAAACAATTATGCAGTATATTAGAAAAATCTGGATTTTCAAATTTCAAAATTCTACCAGATGTATTAGGAGTTTTTGTAACTATCGTTGCAACAAAGAGCTAG